A genomic segment from Treponema sp. Marseille-Q3903 encodes:
- a CDS encoding DUF523 domain-containing protein, with protein MKIAVSACLLGENCKYNGGNNFSQKVIDFVKGHQVVPVCPEVLGGLPIPREPAEIVKGIVMQKNGNSVDAEFRKGAQIALKKILDRKIELVILQSRSPSCGVNMIYDGSFSGKLISGQGIFAKLLKENNIKVIDVENL; from the coding sequence ATGAAAATCGCTGTCAGTGCATGCCTGTTGGGAGAGAACTGCAAATATAATGGCGGAAATAATTTTTCTCAAAAAGTAATTGACTTTGTAAAAGGTCATCAAGTTGTTCCTGTATGCCCTGAAGTGCTCGGCGGATTGCCTATCCCAAGAGAACCCGCTGAAATAGTTAAAGGAATTGTAATGCAAAAAAACGGAAACTCCGTAGATGCGGAATTCAGAAAAGGAGCGCAAATCGCCCTGAAAAAGATTCTCGATCGGAAAATTGAACTTGTAATTCTTCAGTCGAGAAGTCCCTCTTGCGGTGTAAACATGATATATGACGGTTCTTTTTCAGGAAAACTGATTTCAGGACAAGGTATTTTTGCAAAGCTTCTCAAGGAAAACAATATTAAGGTGATAGATGTTGAAAATTTATAA